GGTGATCATTCGGTATGTAGAAAAGGCGTTTGTCCATGGGGCCTGCCTTTTCTGCCTGATGGCCGTCCGATATGATCATGGCATGGTAACTATTCCCCATGGATTTTATGATTTTGGCAGCCCTTTAAAATCTTTATAAAAAGTCAATGGTCAAGGTGCTTTTACAGCTTCCCTCCCCCCGGCACTCAGGCCAAGCAATGACTGCACATGACACAGACCCGGTTTGTGGCCTGTGTGTAGGGCAAAGCCCTTGCCCCTCCCAGAGGGCGAGGGGGAAATGGCTGAATTACATGGCACGTTTTATGTATAAGGCTTTGTCATATTCAGGAAAAGACCTTGGGAAGGGTCTTTTCAGCACAGAGGGACAGGTCTGTTCCGGATGGATTTCAACCAGGGAAAATAAAGGAGGCGTATCATGGCTGAGTCTTCATTCAACTGCAGTGTGTATCAGGGGTTCAATTTTCAGAAAGACGGTCAGGAACTTGTGGGGCATCTGGTATCCCTTTCTATAGGGGGTGAAGCTTTGACAGCGGATATGGATGTGACGGATCCCACATCGGCCAATATGTCCGAATATGTCAAGGTTGTTGGGGTTATTTCCCAGATTTACTGGAATGGCGGCTATGCGGATCCCATCCAGCTTGCCTTTCAGGTGAGTACGGCGGTGAAAAACAAGGTTGCTGTTTTTCAGCACAGTGAACTTTCCAATACGGAAGTGAATATGCAGTTTAATATTTATGATTATGATCCCGATGCCAAGATGTATTATCTCTGCTTCCATTCCAATGAGACGGATCTTAATGGTCTTATCATGAAGTCCGGGGGAGAACTCGCATTTCACATAGACATGAACCAGTCCATGGAGGTGGTAAGCCCCAAGAACTATACCATGAGCCTTGGTGTCATGCCTGAGCCCAAGAGTCAGGACATTCACCTTGCCGTATCCAATACGGATAAGTTTGTTAAAAAATGGGGCGTTACCGTGGGTTGATTCAGGCGGCTTATTATGTGCATGTTTTTTGCAATGGTTTTTTCAATCAAAGGTGCAGGCACAAAAGTTTTTTTGTGTCTGCGTCTGAATAAACAGGCAGGAATTTTTTAATTGAAATGAGTTTCTGATGGAAATGTAAGGGAGTAATGAGAATGTTTTTTAATAAAAAAAAGGTTCAGATTCCGTTGGAGTGGAAACAGCAGGAAAATAATTTTATCCGGATTATGAACAGTTGTACGGGGTTTGAAGGCAATCAAGGTGGAGCTAGCGGTGTAAAACGTCTTATTGTACGGGAAAAACGGAGTATCAGACCGGCTATGCCAGTCAGTCAGGGTCGAATTTCAGGGAAAGAGGTTGCGGATTCCAGTGGTGGCGTTGATATTGAGTATGATTTCTACCTTCGCACTTCAACTGTGGGGTACCGTGCCAATCTTGCGATTAATGAACTGTATCGACGGGTTGCTTCGGCGGTTTGTTCAAACAAAGCTTACCGAGACTTTGCCCGTGTATCTGATCAGGTTACTCAAGGTAATAAGCAGGTGGTGCATAGTCAGCCAGGAGTCGGTTGGAAGGTGGGGAAAAGCTCCGGTACAGCAACAGCACAACGGATGGCGGGTCTGCATCGTGGAGCGCCTGCTGCGCCTGCCCCCATTCCCCGCCTCCATGTCCCCAGATTTTTTTGCTGTATTGACATAGACATGGGGGAATCTTTCAGTAAAGTTTTTCAACAGGTTCAAAAAAAAGTAGGGGCAACTGGTTATTTCACCAGCGAGGAATATTTTATACGTGGAATGCAATATCAAGGCGATGTGTCTAATCCACCACAGCGATCCATAGCAGTCGTTGAGGGGGTGCGGTGCAAGGCTTTGACACCCTACTTAGAACATAATGAGCCCTTTCCACAGACATTTAATTTTAAGGGCCATGCATGTGCCCTTGGAGTACTCCACGCCATTGATATGGTTATTGGAAATTATGATCGCTTGCAGGCTAGAAATATTAGTAATTTTTTCGTTGATGGCTATGGTTCAATGATTGCTATTGACTGTGACTCACAGCTTCCTCAAAAGCGCTCCGAGCCTGATACTGATTGGGAGAAAGCCGTATTTCGCAAGAAAAGTGACAGTTTAGGCAGTGAAATATATGCATTTCCCTTTATTCACCCAGTACCTTCAATATTTCATCCCTACACAGTAAGTGCCCGAAGCGCCCTTGAAAATGACATTGATGAATTCATCAAGGGAGATAATGTCACATATGTTGAACAATTAAGAATCAACAGGGATTTTTTTTTAATGGCTGCCCTTATGACATTTAAGGAGATAAAGAAAATAGGGCCAGAGTTGGCGAATTTGTTTCCTGAAGAAGTTTCTTGCAGCAGGAGTACACTGCTTGCGAAGATTAAAGCTCTCAGGGGGGGGTGAGCCCAGTGCCGGGAGATGCAGCAGGGATGCCCTGCTGGCAAAAATCAATTCCCTCGGAATGGTGTGAAAAGTGGCGGGAAATTGTGTTATTCAGATTTTTGGGTAAAAACAGCCTGAGACCCCCGGTGATGCCTTGAGAAAGCACCATACTCTGCCACAGAAAGGAGGGCCGGGTCATGGATATGGAGAAGGCGCTGGATATCGGCGCACTGGAACGCAGCCTTTGTTTTGCCGGGGACAAGGAGCCCGGTCTGCCCCCATGGCTTGAGGCTTCATGGAAAGAGCCTGCATCTTTCTGGGAAGGCCTGTGGGAAAGGGCAAAACGTATCTCTGCCTTGCATCCGGCCTCTGTTCCCTTCCGCCATTATGACTTTTATCACGACACGGTTCACAGGTTTGAAGACAGTGGCAGACAAGCCATGAAAGAACCCGATGGCAAAGAGGGCTGGAAGGGCCTCTCCTTTGCGGCACTGGGCCAGAAGTCCCTCGGTCTTGCTTCCCTCTGGATGGATAGCGGGGCAGAAAAGGGGAAGGTGGTTGCTCTGGTCTTTGAAGAGGGAGAAACCCTCATGCTGACCCTTCTGGCAGCTTTCAGGCTGGGCATGGTCGTTTCCCCCATTCCGCCCCGTGGTCGCCGTCTCCTTGCGGAACGCCTTAAAAATCTTTCCCCTGACTTTGTCGTGGCAGACGACATGCATGCTTCCCTCCGAATTTTTTCCGGTTTCAAGCGCCTTGCCCATGAGGCCTTACAGGGCAAAGCTCCGGGATCTGATATTCCCTTTTCATCCTCCGGTTACGCTCCCCAGGAAACCGCAGCCCTGCTCTTTGATCCCACTTCCCCTGAACCCTGCACACCCCGGCCGGTGACGGCGCAAACCCTTTATCTGGGTTCCCTGAGGGACGGTATGCTTGCCATGGGCCTGAAGCCCGGCGATGCCTATGCTGCACCGGGTTTTAATCCTATGGAAATGCAGCCTTCCCTCATGCTTTCAGGGCTCCTTGCGGGAGCCTGCCTTGTTTGTCCCGGTACGGAGGATATGGCAAAAAAGGTCCTGCAACTGGCTTCTGTCAAGCTGAGAATGCTTGGGGTCAGCAGGGCTTTCAGGGAGAGTCTTGATGGTGTTTCTGTGGATTTGGGCAAAAACTGTTCCAAATGGTTCCGGCATCCGGGGGAAGGCCCTCCTTCCCAAGGCTGGAATGATTTTATGAAGGAAAAGGGCCTTGAAAAGGCCTTTGCCTTCAATTTTGTATGGAATGCTTCTCTGGGAGGGGCCTGCCTGTTTTCCGCAGGGGTGACGGGCAGGGTTCATGGCAATGTTTTGCCTGCGGCCGGGGTTCGCTGGCGCATGGGCGATATGGCGGATCCTTCACTGGAAGCTGCCGGATTCCATGGCATCTTTATGCCTTCTTCTGAAACAGGGGATTGCGGAGAGGATGCGGTATGGATGAATTCTTCTGCCATGCTCAGCCCCCATGGCAGGCAATGGCTTTTTTCTCCCCTCCCCCATACCTCTGCCAAAGGGCTTTATTATCCCCGCAAAGAAGCCCTGGATGCCTTAGGTGATGTTTTACCCCCCCTTTCCTTTGCTTCTCTGGTTTTTTTAAGGCCCCAGGGCTTTCGGGAAGATATTGTCTGCAGACTGCTGGTGTTTTTACCCCTCAAACCAGAGGGTGAAGCAGAAAAAAAGCAGGGCCATGCCGCTCTTTTGTCAGAAATCCGGACCTGTCTCGCAAGGGAGCTGGGTGAGGCCTTTGTGCCGGATCAGGTCATTTTCTTCCCGCTTTTCCCTTTGCTGAACGAAGAAGGCAGGGTTGATGAACAGTGGTGCGCCAGCCAGTATCTCACCGGCAGGCTCCAGCGCAAGGCCAGATACGCCGTATTTCAAAAAACCGGAGCCCTTAAAGCCCTTTGTACCCGTCTCAAAACCATTTCATCCACTCAGAAGCAGTCTGCGCCCTGTCATGATGTTTTGCCATAGCGTATTTCTTGTCGGATTCAAACGTATTTCGACCATTGATGAATGATTCGTTGGCTTGTAATTATTTGAAATTAAAAGACTATATTTGTTTTGTTTCGAGTCGTTTATGGCTGAAAATGAAAGGATGTATCCATGGCGAAAGCACAGGAACTTAAGGTCAAAGCAGATTACAGAGGCCCTTCTTCCAGGAGAAAGTTTTCTCCGACATCCATCCAGATTGCCTGGCAGGGGCCTGAGCTTCGCTATAAAGATGGTTTTTTCTGGAAGAAGATAGCATTTAAGGATGTTAAGGGATGGGAGGTGGTTGCGGAGCCAGGTACAAAGTGTGATCAGAACGGCATGATTATTGTACTTCATATTATAAAACTCCATATCGGGGGATCTGTGCTGGAATTTGCCATTTCCCCAGATGAGTTTGAATTCTGTGTGTACTGGATTATCCGGAGCCTGATTAAACATTCGAATCTTTTACTGGCAGAGGAACAAATCAAGCATAGTCCATTGCTTGGCAGGCATAGGGATAAAGTCATGCTTCGACAGAATCTCAGCGTTTTTGAAAAGTCGCACAGATATTTCATGGATGCGCTCAATAGTTTTGAGATGACTCCTGAAGAAAAACAACGCTTTTTAAAACATTCTGGCAAGGGAGAGGGAGGCACATCTTTTGGTAAAACCATAAGCAGCCTTAGCGGTGGTGGAAGCGGAGCAAATATTTCTGTTGTTATGAAAATGCTTGAGCCCTTGGAAATAGGCGGTGTCTGGGGTGAGAAGCCTGTGGTTGCTAAAACGCTGAATTTATCTGATTGGTCAGCTCCTTTTAACAAGAACACTGATAAACTACTCATAAAGGATTTGATAAGGGAAGCCAGTGTGCTGGCTTTGCTTGGGAAGCACCCCAATATTGTAGGGCTTGTTGATGCGGCAATTTATGAAGATCCGATTTCCCATGAAGGTCGGCTCTGTCTCTATATGGAAAAGGGACTTTTTGACATCGAGCATCTTGAGAAGGGTGCACTTACGCTGGATAAAATGATGCGGTATACCCAGGGAATCCTTGAGGGTATTTCCTATATGCACAAATTCCGTATTTTCCATATGGATATGAAACCTGCAAATGTAATTATATCAGAAGATGATGTTGCTAAAATTATAGATTTCGGGCTTGCACGGGGCGCTGTGCTGCAGAACAAGTCTGATCGATTTCAATCCAAAGGCTGGTATGGCGAGGGGACATCAGGCTATATCTGCCCCGAATCCTGGGACTGGGATTCCAATCCCAGAGATAAGAAAACCGGAGAGGGTGATCTGGTCAGAAAAGACAGCTATGCGGTGGGCATGACGATTATCAACGGTTTGATTGCTCCGTTTATGGGGTGGGATAAGGTGAATGGCGAAATGTTTGAAGAAAAAAATGATGTGCTTCGCCGCATAGAATCCTTGCAGGATAAATTCTCCCGTGAAAATAAGATTCTCGTGAGCAAGGGGATTGGTGCTCTGGCTGAAATTGCTCTCGGTCTTATTGCCAAGAAGCCCGAAGATCGGTGGACAGTGACGGGGGCCTTGGAGGTGCTGGATACTCTTCAGAATAAGGAGCGCCTGGAGCTTCATCGGGTGCGCATGTCAAGTAGCAGTAAGGAGCCCTGCTGCCGCCAGGGGCGGAGTTAAGGAGGGTAACATGGGAACAGGATTTAAGGATTACTCGAATTATCAACTGATTAAAAGTCTTGGGGTGAGCGCCCATCCAGTACAGGTTATTCAGAGAACCAGCCAAAAAAATCCACAGAAAAAAGATGTGTGGTTTTTAAAGGAGCTGGAGAGTGTCCAGGAAGCCCAGATTGAGTGCATGACAGGAGAGATTTACCGTTATCTGCTTGGTCCTTATCAGCCTAAGATAAGGGTGAGAAAGGATCCGGGTGCCAGTACAGTCGTTTCTTCCTCTGTTAAATTTCTGTCCTTCCGTGAGCTTTTGGAAAAGGAGGGAAATAAAAACAACAACCTTATTTATGACAAATATAAAAAAGCTTTCCAGGAAAATCTGGATAGCTTCATGATGGTGATGATCTCTTCCATCTTTTTTGAAGAAAATGATCTATCGGATAACAACTACGGGCTGGTGGTGCTTTCGGGAGAGGGAAATGCCAGAGAATTTGGCGGTTTTGTTAAAATTGACCATGGCCAGTCCTTTAACAGCCTGAGAATCAGCGAGGCTTCGAGAAATGCTGGTGTTTTCGATGTGAAAAAAAAGATGCTGGGTCATGCCAATATCAAGTATTTTCCCCCTGTATCCCCAAGGCCCGCAAGGGACAGGCGGGTTAAAAGTGACCGCTGTACCATGGGCCTGATGTCCAACAGGAAATATCTCCTTTCCCATGCATTTTTGAACACAATTGTTACCGACTTTCTGGATGGGCGCATTACCAAGGATTATATCCAGAATCTCCAGTATCAGCCCAGTGCATGCCCCTTTTACGATTCACGTCTTCTGACTCTCTTAGATTATTCCAAAGATCCAGGCCCTTATCTTTTAATGGAATATTTTAAGTATCTTGCCATCGCACGGCTGATTTTTACCTCCCTTTCTGCTTTGTATCACATTGCAAAAAATGCCAGCGATATAGAAAAGGTTCCCAGAGTATGGGTGGATGTTCAGAAAAAACTGATTGAAAGCCGGGAGCATCTTGTCAGCGAGATGAAAAAGGATCCGGACTTTCTTCTTTTTTGTCATAGTCAGGAAAATCATATTAAAAATCTTATCAATAAGTCCTGGGGGGAAATGGTTCAGGGGTCTGAGCGTTACGCAGGTTTTGCAGGCAATGCCTTTGATGCGGGAACCATGAATGAATTTTCCGGTCCCGGAGGTGAATATGATAAGGATTCCTTTATTAAGCAGACGGAAGAATATCTGGGATCACTACAGAAGTTTATAGAAGATTACCCGTGGAGTACGGGATGGGGTGGCGGTAAAAGTGTGGTTCTTGGCGGAAGAAATAAAAAGGTGCCCGGCCATGTGGCACAGATGCTTGAGGTGCTGGATCTTTACAGAAAATGCGGTCTGGTCAGGCTGATCCGCAGTGCAGGGGATATGGTGGACATGGTAGAAAAGG
Above is a genomic segment from Desulfobotulus mexicanus containing:
- a CDS encoding protein kinase domain-containing protein — encoded protein: MAKAQELKVKADYRGPSSRRKFSPTSIQIAWQGPELRYKDGFFWKKIAFKDVKGWEVVAEPGTKCDQNGMIIVLHIIKLHIGGSVLEFAISPDEFEFCVYWIIRSLIKHSNLLLAEEQIKHSPLLGRHRDKVMLRQNLSVFEKSHRYFMDALNSFEMTPEEKQRFLKHSGKGEGGTSFGKTISSLSGGGSGANISVVMKMLEPLEIGGVWGEKPVVAKTLNLSDWSAPFNKNTDKLLIKDLIREASVLALLGKHPNIVGLVDAAIYEDPISHEGRLCLYMEKGLFDIEHLEKGALTLDKMMRYTQGILEGISYMHKFRIFHMDMKPANVIISEDDVAKIIDFGLARGAVLQNKSDRFQSKGWYGEGTSGYICPESWDWDSNPRDKKTGEGDLVRKDSYAVGMTIINGLIAPFMGWDKVNGEMFEEKNDVLRRIESLQDKFSRENKILVSKGIGALAEIALGLIAKKPEDRWTVTGALEVLDTLQNKERLELHRVRMSSSSKEPCCRQGRS
- a CDS encoding AMP-binding protein; its protein translation is MDMEKALDIGALERSLCFAGDKEPGLPPWLEASWKEPASFWEGLWERAKRISALHPASVPFRHYDFYHDTVHRFEDSGRQAMKEPDGKEGWKGLSFAALGQKSLGLASLWMDSGAEKGKVVALVFEEGETLMLTLLAAFRLGMVVSPIPPRGRRLLAERLKNLSPDFVVADDMHASLRIFSGFKRLAHEALQGKAPGSDIPFSSSGYAPQETAALLFDPTSPEPCTPRPVTAQTLYLGSLRDGMLAMGLKPGDAYAAPGFNPMEMQPSLMLSGLLAGACLVCPGTEDMAKKVLQLASVKLRMLGVSRAFRESLDGVSVDLGKNCSKWFRHPGEGPPSQGWNDFMKEKGLEKAFAFNFVWNASLGGACLFSAGVTGRVHGNVLPAAGVRWRMGDMADPSLEAAGFHGIFMPSSETGDCGEDAVWMNSSAMLSPHGRQWLFSPLPHTSAKGLYYPRKEALDALGDVLPPLSFASLVFLRPQGFREDIVCRLLVFLPLKPEGEAEKKQGHAALLSEIRTCLARELGEAFVPDQVIFFPLFPLLNEEGRVDEQWCASQYLTGRLQRKARYAVFQKTGALKALCTRLKTISSTQKQSAPCHDVLP